The following coding sequences are from one Ornithodoros turicata isolate Travis chromosome 1, ASM3712646v1, whole genome shotgun sequence window:
- the LOC135390866 gene encoding uncharacterized protein LOC135390866 has protein sequence MTSTVGEETDESYYPSEDSYLEGDTTTPECPVEQRKFIVFEAPLLELFKACRSCSGSCKVTTSVRGTLLTVVSECASGHKFSWNSQPELNRMAAGNVLLSGALLFNGASPTKVLRLLSSINIQMISKVAYDTYQKGCLLPAVSQVWNAEHNHLLLSLQDKPVDLLGDGRCDSPGHCAKYMTYTFMEAHSKKIVSSVQVQVGESPDVASSTNMEKVGFVRCLDELKSNHIIVASITTDRQPAA, from the exons ATGACATCAACAGTGGGAGAAGAAACTGATGAGAGCTACTACCCATCTGAGGATAGCTACCTTGAAGG agacaCCACTACACCTGAATGTCCAGTGGAACAGCGAAAATTCATTGtatttgaagccccactactggaattgttcaaagcaTGTCGCAGTTGCAGTGGgtcatgcaaggttaccacatcagtTCGGGGCACACTTCTCACTGTTGTGTCCGAATGTGCAAGCGGCCACAAATTCTCTTGGAACAGTCAGCCAGAACTGAACAGGATGGCTGCAGGAAACGTTCTGCTCTCCGGTGCACTACTGTTCAACGGAGCCAGTCCCACCAAG GTTCTTCGACTGCTGAGCTCCATCAACATACAAATGATTTCAAAGGTTGCATACGACACATATCAGAAAGGTTGCCTACTGCCTGCTGTATCACAG GTTTGGAATGCAGAACACAACCACCTGCTCCTTTCACTTCAAGACAAGCCTGTTGACCTCCTTGGAGATGGCAGATGTGATTCTCCTGGTCACTGTGCCAAGTACATGACATACACTTTTATGGAAGCCCATTCAAAGAAAATCGTCAGCTCCGTTCAAGTACAGGTTGGTGAG TCTCCAGATGTTGCTTCCAGCACAAACATGGAAAAGGTGGGATTTGTGAGATGCCTGGACGAACTGAAATCAAATCACATCATCGTGGCATCCATTACGACTGATCGACAACCTGCA GCTTGA
- the LOC135390876 gene encoding uncharacterized protein LOC135390876, which translates to MEGSPSAARVGHFAIRLPPFIRSRPDLWFQQAESQFALGGITTQSTRYHHILSVLSEDVLLEVSDVISSPPLQDPYDALKRAVISRVLPSDRQRLHELFSKEPLGDRKPSQLVRYMPQILGTAPFDDKLFRELFLSKLPHAVQLALSVTEETDIVSLATRADKAMELFSDSCNPSALAALEGTHDFSSSPSAPS; encoded by the coding sequence ATGGAAGGTTCACCTTCCGCGGCCCGCGTTGGGCATTTCGCTATCCGCCTGCCACCATTCATTCGGTCCCGCCCCGACTTATGGTTTCAACAGGCGGAATCGCAATTCGCTTTAGGCGGCATCACTACCCAATCGACTAGGTACCATCACATCTTGTCTGTCCTTTCCGAGGACGTGCTACTCGAGGTCAGCGACGTCATCAGCTCACCTCCATTACAAGATCCCTACGACGCCCTTAAGCGTGCTGTCATCAGCAGGGTTCTTCCGTCCGATCGTCAGCGGCTGCACGAGCTCTTCTCAAAGGAGCCCTTGGGGGACCGCAAACCTTCACAGCTCGTCAGATACATGCCACAAATCCTTGGAACCGCTCCTTTTGACGACAAGCTCTTTCGTGAGCTCTTCCTCTCAAAACTTCCTCATGCCGTCCAGCTGGCACTGTCTGTTACGGAAGAGACCGACATTGTGTCATTAGCTACCAGAGCGGATAAGGCAATGGAGCTGTTCTCCGACTCGTGCAACCCGTCTGCGCTGGCAGCGCTTGAAGGCACGCATGACTTTTCATCTTCACCAAGCGCTCCTTCCTAG